Part of the Lolium rigidum isolate FL_2022 chromosome 6, APGP_CSIRO_Lrig_0.1, whole genome shotgun sequence genome, GATGTTACATTTTGTGTGATGCTCTGGATGTTTTTCAGCCTTACACTACACCAAGCTCATGCTAAAAATGCTCTTTATGTCCAGATGACAAAGCTGGCCATTATTCCCTGCACTGTTATCCTGGAGACGCTTTTCTTCAGGAAGAAGTTTAGGTTGGTATCTTGCTACATCATTATGTCCTCTGTGCAGTGTAATAGTTATCATCTTAACATGTTTCTGACTTAATTCTGCAGTCGGTACATCCAGCTCTCCCTAAGTGTGCTCCTTTTTGGTGTTGGAGTTGCAACTGTGACTGATCTGCAACTCAATGCTATGGGGTCTGTGCTGTCTTTGTTGGCAATTGTCACGACCTGCATTGCTCAAATTGTATCCTTTCGACAATTATTTGTTATTTTCTACTTTAAAACGTCTCTGCTTGACAAATCATCTTATATGATAATAAATTTACATGTAGCTACAACATGTCATGTAGTTTGTCAATATTAGCTAATTAAATAATAAATTGAAGTAACTCCCTACAGCTactgttttttcttcttcagaaAACAGCTATATTGCGTCTGGCTTACCTGTTGAACATCAATACGTACCACAGATTTTCTATCCTACTCATGATACCTCTTACAACTGCAACAGCGTTACAATTGCGTATTACTTTTGTTTTATGGTGTACGATTTGAGTCCTTAACCAGCCGACAGATGACCAACACAATTCAGAAGAAGTTCAAGGTATCTTCAACCCAGCTGCTGTACCAATCATGCCCATACCAAGCATTGACCCTGTTCGTTGTTGGTCCATTCCTCGATGGATTTCTGACTAACAAAAATGTCTTTGCTTTTGACTACACGCCCCAAGTTCTGGTAAGTAGTGAACTAGGCTGTATCTTGATTGTTGACACAGCTTCATGTGATTCATTGCTTGCTCTTATCATTTGTGCAGTTTTTCATCGTGCTGTCATGCCTGATATCAGTGTCGGTAAACTTCAGCACTTTCCTTGTGATCGGGAAGACATCTCCTGTAACTTACCAAGTCCTTGGTCATCTTAAGACATGCTTGGTTCTTGCCTTTGGCTATGTCTTGCTTCATGATCCATTTAGCTGGAGAAACATCCTTGGAATCCTGATTGCAGTGATTGGGATGGGACTATATTCATACTTCTGTACCCGCGAAACTAAACCCACTGAAGCCTCTCCGCAAGTCACTCAGGTACATTTCCCCTGGTTATTTTCATTGTACTTTGAGGTGAAAACACTTTCTTTATGGATCTGCTGAGTGGCTTGATTGAGTAAGCACAAGAAACTTAGCATGAGTCTTACCATGTTGTCCGCTTAAGCTCTATCGATTTGTTTAATGTGCTTCATTTGATGTTGGATGGTGGTTCTCTGCTCATGCATCTATTGTACTGCTTACCATTTTCTTGCTATTTACCATGCTATCATCTGCATCGCAGGTGAAAGAAGGCGAATCAGACCCTTTGATCTCAGACTCCTTAAGCAGCGCCGAGAACGGGGCCGCTACAGCCGATGATGAGCCTCTGAAGGTACCCATGTGGAGCTCCAAGTACGCACGGGCATGAACGCCGCTCCGACGTTGGTTCATGGTACTATACATAATTATTCAGCTTAGTAGGCAGATAGTAGGGCTGGAAGGAAGCCAGCCAGCCCTGAGTGTAATGAACGTTCCTTGTT contains:
- the LOC124661010 gene encoding UDP-xylose transporter 3-like, whose product is MGVAGEKFQLGTVGALSLSVVSSVSIVICNKALMSALGFIFATTLTSWHLLVTFCSLHVALCLKFFEHKPFDARTVMGFGVLNGISIGLLNLSLGFNSVGFYQMTKLAIIPCTVILETLFFRKKFSRYIQLSLSVLLFGVGVATVTDLQLNAMGSVLSLLAIVTTCIAQIMTNTIQKKFKVSSTQLLYQSCPYQALTLFVVGPFLDGFLTNKNVFAFDYTPQVLFFIVLSCLISVSVNFSTFLVIGKTSPVTYQVLGHLKTCLVLAFGYVLLHDPFSWRNILGILIAVIGMGLYSYFCTRETKPTEASPQVTQVKEGESDPLISDSLSSAENGAATADDEPLKVPMWSSKYARA